The DNA segment ACATAGTGTGATCTCATTTTGCAGCATTTTCTAATAAAGTAGCATTGAGTTTAAGAAGGGAGGGGTAGGGAGAGAGAAATGCTTCTTTGCCAGGCCCTACAATACTGCCAAGGAATTTAAACAAGAATGTATAGAGGCATCCAAAATACTTAACACACAAGCACACATATCATCATGTCATTGCTTTAAATTTTACATACCTGCAAGCTTCCCATTTATGAAAGCATGAAGAGCATGACCAAGAGATTCAATGTGAAGGACAGCTTGAGTACCAACATCAAGATCGATGCTGCAGAAAAAAACCATGAAAAGTATCACTATGGGGCAGAGAATTGTAAATCAGAAGAAAGCTTTACCAACTAGAAGGTATACTTACCTTAATGAGTACCACAAGTAATCACTTCTATCACCAGTTGTGTTTACTTGCTCCACTAGCCCAATTTTTGAGAATGAATCAGCCTTTGAAATGCCAACAGGTTCACTAATCCAACTCCATCCTGAGCAAGAATCATCCGAAGAAccaatctcttcttttaaagGTTCAGTTTTGAAGCTTGAAATTGTAGATACAGAACTAATCTATCACATCATAAACAACTATAGGTTATGACACTTCTTGTaataggaaagaaagaaaagatctaAACTGTAGATAGATTCACCACATGCATCCTGAAAGTAGCTTCATTCAATTGAACTATCTATTTAAATCTCAAAGCTGATGAGCCAAACCTTTGCAGTATTAAGCACTACATTCCTGCAGTCTGGTAAGATGCTGACAGACCACGCGGGCAGGTCATATGAATTTCCATTGAAGGTCACATTTGCATCAGATGTGACATCGTTGTTGGCAAGGAAGGCAGCACAGGCAGATCCTGTCTTGTAAACTGCAGCCTGTGTTTGAATAGTAAATGTTAAGAGATTTAATTGTACGGTGACTGAAGTGTCTACGCCATTGGGATAATTGACTCTAAACCTTAGTTTGAGATTCATGATCCTTTAACCAACATTTATGCTAAGGGATGCTTGATTAAATGGTACATTATTTAAAGAGAAGAGGCTGAATCTTGATAAAACTAGTAAAACAAGTATTCACCCAGAAGAGAAAGACTAGAACCATCACTGACCAGACTGAAGCATTTTTCCACAATCAATAAAAGGCGACACAAAATTGGGAAGGAGGGAGGAAATAGGAGACAATGACAAATTGACAAAATCTGGTAGACATCAAAACTTTTGTggaattttgataaaatttgagACATGTAGGCCATTAAGATAATCCGGAAATTGTGGCCTAAATTTTAAAGGACCATTTATTACCTCTATATTTGGTCCAAGAGATGTAATTGTTGGATCAGTAGCTATCAGTGCTTCTTCACAAAGTTTAATGGCCTTATGCAAGTCTTTAAGGTGGCCCCACTTAGGCTGTCTAATAGTTCCTGCATCATGCAGTtcagatatttttaaaagaatatacatCACATTTTGAGCTTTGCCATTACATATAAAATGAGAATGTGACAATTAATGAGATATAAAGGTTGAATATAAAGGTTGAATATAAAGGTTGAAAGACTCCATACCATACTCATCAATTGGAGCATCATAATCATAACTACTAGCAACAAAAGGCCCACCAGAAGCCCGGCCAAAGTTTGTCCCTCCATGGTACTGTTTCGGAAGCAACCCAAAAAGTTGTGGCATCACCTCATTTTCTTATTATCTAGAATAGCTTAAAGTTAAAAAAGCCTTAATTACATCATGTAACATTACATTACCATATAGTAATTGTTGAAAGTTCCCCCTCGTTGGAAAAAGCGTGCCACAGCAAATGCAAGATCTTCCACAGGTCTGTGAGGTAAAGCATCACCAAATGCAAGAAACCTACAGTTTTGTAGATTTCGATAGgttagaagaaaaacaaaattagagtTGAATGTGAATGGAGATACTATCAGTCAGATCATATTTTGAGTATTACTTTCAAATGACTAAAGATTTTTACAGAAAAGGACACTAACCATCCAGTATAACCCTCCGTCCATATTTTTGGTTTTGCCTTAGAATTCGGTTGGAATTGGTCACAGTAAAATGCATTGCATGTGTTAATCTGAGAGTGGTTGATATGacaaaaatgtgaaattaataATGGTTTAGGATAATTGTTGACAGCAACATAGTAAGATTGCTCAATTCAGGAACTAAATAACACTAGAAGACAGCTAATTCATAAACTGTTCAGCATAATTGTTGATGgctaaaagaagaaaacttacaATTGGGTCAGGAGCATCTAGCTGTTGGCACATTACCCAAGGAACCCCTGTATCAAGAGATGTTGCCATTGATGCTGCCCATTTGATATAGGATTTAGCAGCTGGACCATAATCCGCATCAATGTTCCCATACTCATTTTCAATCTGTTCATAGCATTTTCACATTTAAAAGTTGGCAGTAGGCTATTAGAAATTCAGAAATCTCTGTATATCACGCTACGACATGTGGATAAGAAAAATGTATTCagtaaaatttaagaaaaacctGAGACAAAATAATAGGTCCTCCCTGTGACATATAGAGGTTCTCTTGCTTCATCATATCTACAATTTTAGCGGTGAACCGCTTCATTTCTTCCTGAGAACAATTCAATTTCACATGATAGCAGGAAGAAGATTTAGCAATATGAGAcaagaagaaaggaaaggaaTAATAACCTCAAATGGTTTGTTATCAGTTCGGAATTGAATTCCTGGTATAAAATGTAGCcaaagagggaaaccgctgctCAAAAAAGTTAAAGGCCACGATCAGATATAAACTTCTTTGTGAAAAAATACGTATAAAGATCATATTTTACCCATAGTTCCATTCAGCACATGCGTATGGACCAATCCGGAGATGCACGTATAGGCCTGCTGCTGCTACTGTCTTCACAAATTTAACCAAATCTGCCCTACCTTCAAAATTATACTGCCAAGCCAAAGCACACATTCCATCATtcatttattcataaatttaagcTTCTGATTGATATTAAGAAATACCCTCTGTCTCATTGTTCATATTAACTCAGAAAAATATGTGAAGAAGTGATCATTTACTTTCCTAAGCTGCATATACTTATTTTCGGTTTTGATTACTGAACAAGTTTGAAAAATGAACACAATGCAATGCAATGCAGGTAGCCGTGAACAATAGAAACTCTATACAAGAATGGTAATGGTAATAGTAGTAGTAATAATAACGTTAACAGAACTAGAAAGAAGAGGACCTGGCCTTGAACCGGTTCGTGTAAGTTCCAGAAAACATAAGTCTCAATAACATCAAGTCCTCCATCTTTGGACTTTTGAATGAGGTCTGGCCACATCTGCAACAAAGAAACAGCACCCCTTTTGACTCCAACTTCAAAAACCAAGGAAAAAATAGTGTAGATGGAACATTACAGAGACACAGAAAGAGGGTAATGAAGAGAACCTCTGGAGTGCTACGAGGGTAATGGATAGAACCAGAGACCAAGACTCGGCGCTTGCCATCAATGACCAATGCTCTATGGTCGTAAGTGACATTTGCGGAAAACGAAGTAGAGACATAAATGCAGAAGAACCAAATCAGAACCAACAGAATCTGTGTCACTTTCATTGCCTTTATGGGATTGTGAGTGCAAAGCAAACAAACAAAAGCAACTGAGGAATGAGTCGCTCTTCGTTTTCATTtcctgtatttataggcacCGAAGATGCTGTAGTTAAGACACTTGAACAGAGCCAAGTGCTAAAACTGCACTGTTACTAGCAAGAGTGCATGCATTGCAcaataatccttttttttttttttttttttctgtttatgtATTCATTTCCTATTAtgtcattacttttttttacaaatttatcatttcttttattttatctttccttATTTGATAAAAAGTCTGAATACTTAATCTTGTACAAGAGTCTCTGCAAGGACATGAACAAGATcttcaatatattttcaaaaggaaaaattctctttaacaactctttttttacaattttttgataagTGACAATTTAtaattggtccgtttcaaatatttttttaaacataaatttaaacagaccagtaaaataatgacacgtgttatcaaaaaattgttaaaaaagagttgtcaaaatatcattatccttttaaaaaaaactagaagGAAAGCtatttttcagaaaattgttttaatttattattttatttgatgctattatttatataaataatgtagtttaaagattttaaaagattaaaaatatgcCTTCTTTTGGTGTCTCCGAATTTGAAGACATACTGTGAGTATTCATCAAACTTTATCtttagaaaaaaaggaaaatcgTTTTGTGATAGTATGATACTTTGTCAGATTAGTTGTTTTTCTAAATactcttaattaattaaattacttttattttgggGAAGTTTACATAGCTTTGTTAATCATTCATCTTTACCTTCTTTTGATTATCTAATTATTTATGATTCTTTACTAAAGCAAATTCCactcattatttattttcttaatttactaGGATGCAATCTTTTTCttcccaaaaaataaatatataattactttttttcgTGAATTTGTATTCTTTTTGCAAATATTAAACTTCACCAATGATatcattttgtttaataaagtttttttttcactctcttATCTATTTTCTAAACTCACCAATATAACTTTTTCTTCCCacaaaagaatataattaatattgttcacgagtttttctattttttccatATTAAATTTCACCAATTatcaacttttatttaattttgattagttATAGTCAGGTATGCAGTGAAACAACTTTctctctttattattttaaagaataaattcataaataagtatgataaaaataatcacGCTTTAcagaatataattaatattcacTTAGCAAAACGTGTAAAGAATATTTTGGATAAACTTACCTATAATGATTAATCAAACTTAGCTTTTAAAAAAGTAGATAAACATTACATTTCGATTAAgataaatgattaattaatgacgtcatttatatagaaattggtAAATCATTTCTGTTTTTGGAGTTTAATTGACAACTTAAAATCATCTTTATTCTTTTCgggtttttattattataaaatgtcaAATTTCATCCTAATCTCTAAATTCTagacaaaaaatttaatttattattatttttaaatgtcaaatttaaccaaaaatttCTTTGTTCACTATCAAATGATATTaatcacaattttttaacataattattttctcttaaaaattttgtaagtttattccttgaaaaagaattgattaattttatttttttggcgGGGGAAGAAAAAATCTACATTAAAACGTGTTCAAAAAATAAGTAGGAGAGAGGACGTGgctttaaagaataataaataattacataatcgaatttagtaaaaaaatgaatattttataaaaaatgtaatcatTATTATCCTTTTAAATCTGATTAATTAGGTGAAGAATATCaagtgaaaaagagaaggaaataaaTGACTAGATACAGATAATATCCGTATctaataattacataataaaagataataattaataaagcttaatgtatcaaaatttcacataatagacaaatttgtaattaatctttttcttttatcaaaactTAATATATGCTAAAAGTTAATGGAATAGTTTATCTGTATCTCTTGTAAATTAGATTGAAGAcacaaataatttaatcattattgtccttttaaatcaattaattagataaaagattaagggaaaaaaatcaattcaagacacaattaaattaattatttttctgaaaataaattaattgaaaaaaaatctggTAGATAATTTCTCAAGAGAGAGTccaaaaaggaataaaatataatatatggtAATTTGCTTAATTGCCTCAATGAATGTTCGGCTATCTAggtttatttgttgtttggattaaaaggtaacagattttaaaatagtttcagTATTTATTAGAGATTAATGATTGCTTATGgttaagtttcatttttttaaatgcaactaacaaactttaaaaagataaaagagagagaaaaaaaactaatgaatATTTTGGAACTAACTAAGAATGATGAATAAATTTTTGCTTGTTCAAATCTCTTCGAATATGAAGGTTAATACCTACCTTTTtctaaatgatatatatatatatatatatatatatatatatatatgaacatgAACGAAGTTTAATACCTAACTTGTAACTTTTTCTTGTTATTCTTCTAATAATTGGACATTGATTATTTGATGGGCTTGGATCCAAGTTATCAATAAGGTTTAGGGTTTGAGATTTAAGTTGGGGTTATGGTTTATAGGTTAGGGTTAGGGGGTTATATATGGTTGTGGTTAAGGGTTAGTGTTTATGGTTTAAAGTTTaggatttagtttttatgaTCTAGGGTTTAGTTTttatggtttaggatttaggttTTAGGATTAGAGTTAAGGTTTTAAGGTTtatggtttaaggtttaggatttGAGTCTatggttagggtttagggtttaatgtTTATGGTTTAAGGTATAAtggttagggtttaggatttaggggttagggtttgggcttatggttagggttagggttacgATTTAGGGTTAGTGTTTatgtttatggtttagggtttggtTTATGGTTAGGGTATAGGGTTAGGGTTAACGTTTAAGGTTAGCGTTTATAgttatggtttagggttagaGTTATGGTttgtgtttagggtttaagttTAACGTTTAGTCTTAGGGTTAGAGTTTAAAGTTTAGGGTTTGGTTTAACGTTTAATATTagttagggtttagagtttagggtctGTGTCTatgcttagggtttagggttagagTTAGGGTTTAAGGTTATTGTTTAGGGTTAGCATTTatgccttgttcacttgaaaGCATTTAGGGGAAAGTAATTAAGTGAATttgaacattttcttttttttttgttgtttagggTTAGGGGGTTATATATGGGTTTATGGTTGGGTTAAGGGTTAGTTTTTATGGTTTAAAGTTTAGGATTTAGTTTTtgtggtttagggtttaatttttatggtttagggtttaggttttagggtttagggttagggttaaggTTTTAAGGTTTATGGTTTAAGGTTTATGATTTGAGTCTAAggttatggtttagggtttgaGTTTATGGTTAGGGTTCAAGGCTAAGGTTAGGGTCACGGTCAAGGTTAAGGTTTAGAGTTAGTGTTTATGGTTATgatttagggttagggttagaaTTTGTGTTTATGGTTAGGGTTTAGAGTTAGTGTCTATggttatggtttagggttaaggTTAGTGTTAGGGTTATGGTTAGGGTTNNNNNNNNNNNNNNNNNNNNNNNNNNNNNNNNNNNNNNNNNNNNNNNNNNNNNNNNNNNNNNNNNNNNNNNNNNNNNNNNNNNNNNNNNNNNNNNNNNNNNNNNNNNNNNNNNNNNNNNNNNNNNNNNNNNNNNNNNNNNNNNNNNNNNNNNNNNNNNNNNNNNNNNNNNNNNNNNNNNNNNNNNNNNNNNNNNNNNNNNNNNNNNNNNNNNNNNNNNNNNNNNNNNNNNNNNNNNNNNNNNNNNNNNNNNNNNNNNNNNNNNNNNNNNNNNNNNNNNNNNNNNNNNNNNNNNNNNNNNNNNNNNNNNNNNNNNNNNNNNNNNNNNNNNNNNNNNNNNNNNNNNNNNNNNNNNNNNNNNNNNNNNNNNNNNNNNNNNNNNNNNNNNNNNNNNNNNNNNNNNNNNNNNNNNNNNNNNNNNNNNNNNNNNNNNNNNNNNNNNNNNNNNNNNNNNNNNNNNNNNNNNNNNNNNNNNNNNNNNNNNNNNNNNNNNNNNNNNNNNNNNNNNNNNNNNNNNNNNNNNNNNNNNNNNNNNNNNNNNNNNNNNNNNNNNNNNNNNNNNNNNNNNNNNNNNNNNNNNNNNNNNNNNNNNNNNNNNNNNNNNNNNNNNNNNNNNNNNNNNNNNNNNNNNNNNNNNNNNNNNNNNNNNNNNNNNNNNNNNNNNNNNNNNNNNNNNNNNNNNNNNNNNNNNNNNNNNNNNNNNNNNNNNNNNNNNNNNNNNNNNNNNNNNNNNNNNNNNNNNNNNNNNNNNNNNNNNNNNNNNNNNNNNNNNNNNNNNNNNNNNNNNNNNNNNNNNNNNNNNNNNNNNNNNNNNNNNNNNNNNNNNNNNNNNNNNNNNNNNNNNNNNNNNNNNNNNNNNNNNNNNNNNNNNNNNNNNNNNNNNNNNNNNNNNNNNNNNNNNNNNNNNNNNNNNNNNNNNNNNNNNNNNNNNNNNNNNNNNNNNNNNNNNNNNNNNNNNNNNNNNNNNNNNNNNNNNNNNNNNNNNNNNNNNNNNNNNNNNNNNNNNNNNNNNNNNNNNNNNNNNNNNNNNNNNNNNNNNNNNNNNNNNNNNNNNNNNNNNNNNNNNNNNNNNNNNNNNNNNNNNNNNNNNNNNNNNNNNNNNNNNNNNNNNNNNNNNNNNNNNNNNNNNNNNNNNNNNNNNNNNNNNNNNNNNNNNNNNNNNNNNNNNNNNNNNNNNNNNNNNNNNNNNNNNNNNNNNNNNNNNNNNNNNNNNNNNNNNNNNNNNNNNNNNNNNNNNNNNNNNNNNNNNNNNNNNNNNNNNNNNNNNNNNNNNNNNNNNNNNNNNNNNNNNNNNNNNNNNNNNNNNNNNNNNNNNNNNNNNNNNNNNNNNNNNNNNNNNNNNNNNNNNNNNNNNNNNNNNNNNNNNNNNNNNNNNNNNNNNNNNNNNNNNNNNNNNNNNNNNNNNNNNNNNNNNNNNNNNNNNNNNNNNNNNNNNNNNNNNNNNNNNNNNNNNNNNNNNNNNNNNNNNNNNNNNNNNNNNNNNNNNNNNNNNNNNNNNNNNNNNNNNNNNNNNNNNNNNNNNNNNNNNNNNNNNNNNNNNNNNNNNNNNNNNNNNNNNNNNNNNNNNNNNNNNNNNNNNNNNNNNNNNNNNNNNNNNNNNNNNNNNNNNNNNNNNNNNNNNNNNNNNNNNNNNNNNNNNNNNNNNNNNNNNNNNNNNNNNNNNNNNNNNNNNNNNNNNNNNNNNNNNNNNNNNNNNNNNNNNNNNNNNNNNNNNNNNNNNNNNNNNNNNNNNNNNNNNNNNNNNNNNNNNNNNNNNNNNNNNNNNNNNNNNNNNNNNNNNNNNNNNNNNNNNNNNNNNNNNNNNNNNNNNNNNNNNNNNNNNNNNNNNNNNNNNNNNNNNNNNNNNNNNNNNNNNNNNNNNNNNNNNNNNNNNNNNNNNNNNNNNNNNNNNNNNNNNNNNNNNNNNNNNNNNNNNNNNNNNNNNNNNNNNNNNNNNNNNNNNNNNNNNNNNNNNNNNNNNNNNNNNNNNNNNNNNNNNNNNNNNNNNNNNNNNNNNNNNNNNNNNNNNNNNNNNNNNNNNNNNNNNNNNNNNNNNNNNNNNNNNNNNNNNNNNNNNNNNNNNNNNNNNNNNNNNNNNNNNNNNNNNNNNNNNNNNNNNNNNNNNNNNNNNNNNNNNNNNNNNNNNNNNNNNNNNNNNNNNNNNNNNNNNNNNNNNNNNNNNNNNNNNNNNNNNNNNNNNNNNNNNNNNNNNNNNNNNNNNNNNNNNNNNNNNNNNNNNNNNNNNNNNNNNNNNNNNNNNNNNNNNNNNNNNNNNNNNNNNNNNNNNNNNNNNNNNNNNNNNNNNNNNNNNNNNNNNNNNNNNNNNNNNNNNNNNNNNNNNNNNNNNNNNNNNNNNNNNNNNNNNNNNNNNNNNNNNNNNNNNNNNNNNNNNNNNNNNNNNNNNNNNNNNNNNNNNNNNNNNNNNNNNNNNNNNNNNNNNNNNNNNNNNNNNNNNNNNNNNNNNNNNNNNNNNNNNNNNNNNNNNNNNNNNNNNNNNNNNNNNNNNNNNNNNNNNNNNNNNNNNNNNNNNNNNNNNNNNNNNNNNNNNNNNNNNNNNNNNNNNNNNNNNNNNNNNNNNNNNNNNNNNNNNNNNNNNNNNNNNNNNNNNNNNNNNNNNNNNNNNNNNNNNNNNNNNNNNNNNNNNNNNNNNNNNNNNNNNNNNNNNNNNNNNNNNNNNNNNNNNNNNNNNNNNNNNNNNNNNNNNNNNNNNNNNNNNNNNNNNNNNNNNNNNNNNNNNNNNNNNNNNNNNNNNNNNNNNNNNNNNNNNNNNNNNNNNNNNNNNNNNNNNNNNNNNNNNNNNNNNNNNNNNNNNNNNNNNNNNNNNNNNNNNNNNNNNNNNNNNNNNNNNNNNNNNNNNNNNNNNNNNNNNNNNNNNNNNNNNNNNNNNNNNNNNNNNNNNNNNNNNNNNNNNNNNNNNNNNNNNNNNNNNNNNNNNNNNNNNNNNNNNNNNNNNNNNNNNNNNNNNNNNNNNNNNNNNNNNNNNNNNNNNNNNNNNNNNNNNNNNNNNNNNNNNNNNNNNNNNNNNNNNNNNNNNNNNNNNNNNNNNNNNNNNNNNNNNNNNNNNNNNNNNNNNNNNNNNNNNNNNNNNNNNNNNNNNNNNNNNNNNNNNNNNNNNNNNNNNNNNNNNNNNNNNNNNNNNNNNNNNNNNNNNNNNNNNNNNNNNNNNNNNNNNNNNNNNNNNNNNNNNNNNNNNNNNNNNNNNNNNNNNNNNNNNNNNNNNNNNNNNNNNNNNNNNNNNNNNNNNNNNNNNNNNNNNNNNNNNNNNNNNNNNNNNNNNNNNNNNNNNNNNNNNNNNNNNNNNNNNNNNNNNNNNNNNNNNNNNNNNNNNNNNNNNNNNNNNNNNNNNNNNNNNNNNNNNNNNNNNNNNNNNNNNNNNNNNNNNNNNNNNNNNNNNNNNNNNNNNNNNNNNNNNNNNNNNNNNNNNNNNNNNNNNNNNNNNNNNNNNNNNNNNNNNNNNNNNNNNNNNNNNNNNNNNNNNNNNNNNNNNNNNNNNNNNNNNNNNNNNNNNNNNNNNNNNNNNNNNNNNNNNNNNNNNNNNNNNNNNNNNNNNNNNNNNNNNNNNNNNNNNNNNNNNNNNNNNNNNNNNNNNNNNNNNNNNNNNNNNNNNNNNNNNNNNNNNNNNNNNNNNNNNNNNNNNNNNNNNNNNNNNNNNNNNNNNNNNNNNNNNNNNNNNNNNNNNNNNNNNNNNNNNNNNNNNNNNNNNNNNNNNNNNNNNNNNNNNNNNNNNNNNNNNNNNNNNNNNNNNNNNNNNNNNNNNNNNNNNNNNNNNNNNNNNNNNNNNNNNNNNNNNNNNNNNNNNNNNNNNNNNNNNNNNNNNNNNNNNNNNNNNNNNNNNNNNNNNNNNNNNNNNNNNNNNNNNNNNNNNNNNNNNNNNNNNNNNNNNNNNNNNNNNNNNNNNNNNNNNNNNNNNNNNNNNNNNNNNNNNNNNNNNNNNNNNNNNNNNNNNNNNNNNNNNNNNNNNNNNNNNNNNNNNNNNNNNNNNNNNNNNNNNNNNNNNNNNNNNNNNNNNNNNNNNNNNNNNNNNNNNNNNNNNNNNNNNNNNNNNNNNNNNNNNNNNNNNNNNNNNNNNNNNNNNNNNNNNNNNNNNNNNNNNNNNNNNNNNNNNNNNNNNNNNNNNNNNNNNNNNNNNNNNNNNNNNNNNNNNNNNNNNNNNNNNNNNNNNNNNNNNNNNNNNNNNNNNNNNNNNNNNNNNNNNNNNNNNNNNNNNNNNNNNNNNNNNNNNNNNNNNNNNNNNNNNNNNNNNNNNNNNNNNNNNNNNNNNNNNNNNNNNNNNNNN comes from the Vigna radiata var. radiata cultivar VC1973A chromosome 2, Vradiata_ver6, whole genome shotgun sequence genome and includes:
- the LOC106756542 gene encoding beta-galactosidase 8, which produces MKVTQILLVLIWFFCIYVSTSFSANVTYDHRALVIDGKRRVLVSGSIHYPRSTPEMWPDLIQKSKDGGLDVIETYVFWNLHEPVQGQYNFEGRADLVKFVKTVAAAGLYVHLRIGPYACAEWNYGGFPLWLHFIPGIQFRTDNKPFEEEMKRFTAKIVDMMKQENLYMSQGGPIILSQIENEYGNIDADYGPAAKSYIKWAASMATSLDTGVPWVMCQQLDAPDPIINTCNAFYCDQFQPNSKAKPKIWTEGYTGWFLAFGDALPHRPVEDLAFAVARFFQRGGTFNNYYMYHGGTNFGRASGGPFVASSYDYDAPIDEYGTIRQPKWGHLKDLHKAIKLCEEALIATDPTITSLGPNIEAAVYKTGSACAAFLANNDVTSDANVTFNGNSYDLPAWSVSILPDCRNVVLNTAKISSVSTISSFKTEPLKEEIGSSDDSCSGWSWISEPVGISKADSFSKIGLVEQVNTTGDRSDYLWYSLSIDLDVGTQAVLHIESLGHALHAFINGKLAGSGTGNKVKVDIPVTLVAGKNTIDLLSLTVGLQNYGAFFDTAGAGITGPVILKSLTDGSSLDLSSQNWTYQIGLKGEDLGPSSGSSGQWNSQSTLPTNQPLIWYKTNFASPSGSDPVAINMTGMGKGEAWVNGQSIGRYWPTYASPSDGCTDTCNYRGAYRASKCLKNCGKPSQTLYHVPRSWLQPKSNTLVLFEEIGGNPEQITFATKQIASVCSHVSESHPPHVDLWNSDAESGRTVGPVLLLECPYPNQVISSIKFASFGTPHGTCGNFKHGNCSSNKALSVVQKGCIGSFSCRIEPSINTFGDPCKGVAKSLAVEASCA